In Campylobacter sp. VBCF_01 NA2, one DNA window encodes the following:
- a CDS encoding DMT family protein, with translation MKPYYTIILLIFSNVLMTIAWYAHLKFTKIPFFSNLGLFGIILFGWCVAFFEYCLLIPANKYGYIGNGGSFDIWQLKVLQEVITLSVFSVFALLIFKSEAFRINHIISFVFLVLAVYFMFKK, from the coding sequence ATGAAACCATACTACACCATAATTTTACTGATTTTTTCAAATGTTTTGATGACGATTGCGTGGTATGCGCACTTGAAATTTACCAAAATCCCGTTTTTTAGCAACCTTGGGCTTTTTGGGATTATTCTCTTTGGCTGGTGCGTGGCGTTTTTCGAGTATTGCCTGCTCATACCAGCCAACAAATACGGCTACATCGGCAACGGCGGTTCGTTTGACATTTGGCAGCTCAAAGTCCTGCAAGAAGTCATCACACTTAGCGTTTTTAGCGTGTTTGCACTGCTGATTTTCAAAAGCGAAGCCTTTCGCATAAACCACATTATAAGCTTTGTTTTCCTAGTTTTGGCTGTGTATTTTATGTTTAAAAAATAG
- a CDS encoding valine--tRNA ligase gives MADFYNPKEVEEKFYKIWEERGYFEIDGNKNIQEKGKTFCIMMPPPNVTGVLHIGHSLTCTLQDIMTRYKRMDGYKALYQPGLDHAGIATQNVVERELLAKGIKKEEIGREEFLKHVWKWKEQSGGTIVRQIRRLGVGPAWSRERFTMDDGLKNAVRKAFVNLYEKGLIVRGNYMVNWCTHDGALSDVEVEHKANKGKLYYVRYYLDGEKDKFIVVATTRPETYFGDTAVMVNPNDERYKNLIGKFVELPIIGRKIKIIADEHVDMAFGTGCVKVTPAHDQNDYEVGNRHDLEFITIFDEKGILNEYCGEFAGLERLEARDKIVAKLDELGFIEKIEDYENQVGYCYRCKNVVEPYISKQWFVKSDIAKNAIKMVNDGGAEFFPAHWINSFNAWMRELKDWCISRQLWWGHRIPVFYCECGHEWADECENPSKCPKCGSAKFTQDPDVLDTWFSSGLWPISTLGWGNGDALKDEKWHESDLKEFYPNTMLITGFDILFFWVARMFFQCENATAKLPFKDVYLHALVKDKDGKKMSKSSKNIVDPLDKIDEYSADILRFTLTVLCVQGRDLRLSDDKLLIYRNFVNKLYNASKFLLLNSSKFDDLVESEIKTELGEYMLSRFKACVNSVRANLDAYRFNDAATDLYKFFWDEFCDWGIELSKANKAAIPELGMIFKEALKLLSPFMPFISEYLYHELSGTSLESGESVTMMRYPKTSAQNEGIEKLFERVIEAIVSIRRAKATIDLGNAKIAKAFVLSSFDLSGAKDYIKTLAKCDEIEFVSAPVANAVRDVSANLESFVALEGVDLSPIINRLNSQKTKLEKEINKLENMLGNEKFMASAPASVIETNRNGLANAKEQFSKVCGELANLGVK, from the coding sequence ATGGCAGATTTTTACAATCCAAAAGAAGTTGAAGAAAAATTTTATAAAATTTGGGAAGAACGCGGTTATTTCGAGATCGACGGCAACAAAAATATCCAAGAAAAGGGCAAAACATTTTGCATTATGATGCCACCGCCAAATGTAACGGGCGTTTTGCACATAGGACACTCTCTTACTTGCACCTTGCAAGATATTATGACTCGTTATAAACGCATGGACGGATACAAAGCACTGTATCAACCAGGGCTTGATCACGCAGGAATCGCCACTCAAAATGTCGTCGAACGCGAACTTTTAGCCAAAGGCATAAAAAAAGAAGAAATCGGCAGGGAAGAGTTTTTAAAACATGTTTGGAAATGGAAAGAGCAAAGCGGCGGCACGATAGTTCGACAAATCCGCCGTCTTGGCGTGGGTCCAGCGTGGAGTAGAGAGAGATTTACCATGGACGACGGGCTTAAAAACGCCGTGCGAAAAGCATTTGTGAATTTATACGAAAAAGGGCTTATTGTTCGCGGAAATTATATGGTGAATTGGTGCACTCACGACGGCGCACTTAGCGATGTCGAAGTCGAACACAAGGCAAATAAAGGCAAACTTTACTATGTGCGATATTATTTGGACGGCGAAAAAGATAAATTTATAGTTGTGGCTACAACGCGTCCTGAAACATATTTCGGCGACACTGCTGTAATGGTAAATCCAAACGATGAACGCTATAAAAATTTAATCGGAAAATTTGTAGAACTCCCTATTATAGGGAGAAAAATCAAAATCATCGCCGACGAGCATGTCGATATGGCTTTTGGAACAGGCTGCGTAAAAGTAACACCAGCGCATGATCAAAACGACTACGAAGTCGGCAATCGCCACGATTTGGAATTTATCACAATCTTCGATGAAAAGGGAATTTTAAACGAATATTGTGGCGAATTTGCTGGACTTGAACGCCTTGAAGCCAGAGATAAAATCGTCGCAAAGCTTGATGAGCTGGGCTTTATCGAAAAAATCGAAGATTACGAAAATCAAGTCGGGTATTGCTACCGCTGTAAAAATGTCGTCGAGCCCTATATTTCAAAGCAATGGTTTGTGAAATCTGACATCGCTAAAAATGCCATAAAAATGGTAAATGACGGCGGAGCTGAGTTTTTCCCAGCGCACTGGATAAATAGCTTCAATGCGTGGATGAGAGAGCTAAAAGACTGGTGCATTAGCCGTCAGCTTTGGTGGGGACACCGAATCCCTGTGTTTTACTGCGAGTGCGGACACGAGTGGGCGGACGAGTGCGAAAACCCTAGCAAATGCCCAAAATGCGGTAGTGCGAAATTCACGCAAGACCCGGATGTCCTTGATACTTGGTTTTCTAGCGGCTTGTGGCCGATTTCCACACTTGGCTGGGGCAATGGCGACGCGCTAAAAGATGAAAAATGGCATGAGAGCGATTTGAAAGAGTTTTATCCAAATACTATGCTGATTACGGGCTTTGACATACTTTTCTTTTGGGTTGCAAGAATGTTTTTCCAATGCGAAAACGCTACTGCCAAATTGCCGTTTAAAGATGTCTATCTTCACGCCCTAGTTAAGGACAAAGACGGCAAAAAAATGAGTAAATCAAGCAAAAATATCGTCGATCCGCTTGATAAAATCGATGAATACTCAGCCGACATTTTGCGTTTTACGCTGACCGTTTTGTGCGTGCAGGGACGGGATCTGCGCCTAAGCGACGATAAGCTTTTGATTTATAGAAATTTCGTAAATAAACTTTACAATGCGAGTAAATTTTTGCTTTTAAATTCAAGCAAATTTGATGATTTGGTTGAGAGCGAAATTAAAACCGAGCTTGGAGAATATATGCTAAGCCGTTTTAAAGCGTGTGTAAATTCGGTCAGGGCGAATCTCGACGCGTATCGCTTCAACGACGCTGCGACTGATTTGTATAAGTTTTTTTGGGACGAATTTTGCGACTGGGGGATTGAGCTAAGCAAAGCAAACAAAGCCGCAATCCCTGAGCTTGGTATGATTTTTAAAGAAGCTTTGAAGCTTCTTAGCCCATTTATGCCGTTTATCAGCGAATATCTTTACCACGAGCTTAGCGGGACTTCGTTGGAGAGCGGAGAATCCGTAACCATGATGAGATACCCAAAAACTTCGGCGCAAAACGAAGGGATCGAAAAGCTTTTTGAGCGCGTGATTGAAGCGATTGTGAGCATTCGCCGTGCAAAAGCGACGATCGATCTAGGAAATGCAAAAATCGCAAAGGCTTTTGTGCTAAGCTCATTTGATTTAAGCGGGGCAAAAGATTATATCAAAACACTTGCCAAATGCGATGAAATCGAGTTTGTAAGCGCTCCTGTGGCAAATGCCGTGCGTGATGTGAGCGCGAATTTAGAAAGCTTTGTCGCGCTTGAAGGCGTGGATTTAAGCCCTATCATAAATCGCCTGAATTCGCAAAAAACCAAGCTTGAAAAAGAGATTAACAAGCTAGAAAATATGCTAGGAAATGAGAAATTTATGGCATCGGCCCCAGCTAGCGTCATCGAAACAAATCGCAATGGCTTAGCAAACGCAAAAGAACAATTTAGCAAAGTTTGCGGGGAACTCGCAAATTTGGGAGTGAAGTGA
- a CDS encoding cation:proton antiporter domain-containing protein — protein sequence MDFAIELFLTITALAIVLNIVFKVFEIPSIIGYIVAGVCFTQIYSLTRDESMYMSQIAEFGVVFLMFSIGLEFSFKHLMSMKKDVFFNGFLQVAGTGLILTLIIDQVLSENIKTAIIIGLALSLSSTAIVLKSLNDSGEINRNHGRKVLGILLFQDLAVIPILLMIDIFASTDSTPVNELVLRTAISAAIVIISLFLIGKFLLNTLLGYVTKLNSKEIFIATVLFVVIGASFLAHVFGFSYTLGAFIAGMLIAETEYKREIAAGMSSLRDILLGLFFITIGIQIKFDIIANHYGVILLGIIIIMALKAGIVYAILIISTHKRIALKSALSLAQIGEFALAIFALLISKNLINKENAQILIAIVVATMILTPFILKNLNRIANRFESNVEKLEDEVHKVKISPMKNHFVIVGYGRVGQEILLRLRDNGLPYIVAESDLELVDLGKSRGENVHFANMMQKSVIDEFSLRQASVIILTLTNQEKLDIVTNMLNKENLSAKIIVMYSGPYRKVELEGEFGENFIFMKEERMLAGSLLQEALRQKLQS from the coding sequence ATGGATTTTGCTATCGAGCTATTTTTGACGATTACTGCACTTGCAATCGTTCTAAACATAGTTTTTAAAGTTTTTGAAATCCCTAGCATTATCGGATATATCGTCGCAGGTGTGTGCTTCACGCAGATTTATAGTCTCACACGCGACGAGAGTATGTATATGTCGCAAATCGCCGAATTTGGCGTGGTTTTTCTGATGTTTAGCATAGGATTAGAGTTTAGCTTCAAGCACTTGATGAGTATGAAAAAAGATGTTTTTTTCAACGGATTTTTGCAGGTTGCAGGCACTGGGCTGATACTCACTCTCATAATAGATCAAGTTTTAAGCGAAAATATCAAAACCGCCATTATTATCGGTCTTGCGCTATCTTTAAGCTCGACTGCTATCGTGCTAAAAAGCCTAAATGACTCTGGCGAAATAAATCGCAATCACGGAAGAAAGGTGCTTGGAATTTTGCTTTTCCAAGATTTGGCTGTAATTCCGATTTTGCTTATGATTGATATTTTTGCCTCCACAGATAGCACGCCCGTAAATGAGCTGGTTTTGCGCACAGCCATAAGCGCGGCGATTGTGATTATATCGCTTTTTTTAATCGGCAAATTCCTGCTAAACACCCTGCTAGGCTATGTTACAAAGCTAAATTCCAAAGAAATTTTCATCGCCACGGTTTTATTCGTGGTAATCGGTGCTAGCTTTTTGGCTCATGTGTTTGGATTTAGCTACACGCTGGGCGCATTTATCGCTGGCATGCTGATTGCCGAAACCGAATACAAGCGCGAAATCGCCGCAGGTATGAGTTCGCTCAGAGATATTTTGCTAGGACTTTTTTTTATCACAATCGGAATTCAGATTAAATTTGACATTATCGCCAACCACTACGGCGTGATTTTACTAGGAATTATCATTATAATGGCGTTAAAAGCAGGTATTGTATATGCGATACTCATCATATCAACTCACAAAAGAATCGCGCTCAAATCAGCCCTATCTCTGGCGCAAATCGGCGAATTTGCCCTAGCGATTTTCGCACTTTTAATCTCCAAAAATTTAATAAACAAAGAAAACGCTCAAATTCTAATCGCTATCGTTGTGGCGACGATGATTTTGACACCATTTATCCTAAAAAACCTAAACCGCATCGCAAACCGCTTCGAATCAAATGTCGAAAAACTCGAAGACGAGGTGCATAAGGTCAAAATTTCGCCTATGAAAAACCATTTTGTCATCGTTGGATACGGCAGAGTAGGACAAGAAATACTGCTTAGACTACGCGATAATGGTCTGCCATATATCGTGGCTGAAAGCGATTTGGAGCTTGTGGATCTTGGTAAATCGCGCGGAGAAAATGTGCATTTTGCAAATATGATGCAAAAAAGCGTCATCGACGAATTTAGCCTGCGTCAGGCATCTGTGATAATCCTAACGCTCACAAACCAAGAAAAACTCGATATCGTTACAAATATGCTAAATAAGGAAAATTTAAGCGCAAAAATCATTGTGATGTATTCAGGGCCGTATCGCAAGGTCGAATTAGAGGGCGAATTCGGCGAGAATTTTATATTTATGAAGGAAGAGCGTATGCTGGCTGGCTCACTTTTGCAAGAGGCGTTAAGACAAAAATTACAAAGCTAA
- a CDS encoding methionine ABC transporter ATP-binding protein: protein MIKIENLHKSFGKSEIIKGVSAEIKKGEIFAIVGQSGAGKSTLLRCINGLENYQSGSLKVAGKEVADLKGDEVREFRKNIGMIFQHFALMSRKTVAENVATPLRFWKFEEGYIKERVAELLVLVGLKDKANAYPSELSGGQKQRVAIARALALKPQILLSDEATSALDPNTTTQILNLLKEINRSLGITIILVTHEMEVVKSIANRAMLLKHGVVVGSGDIVELFLHPDEHMKEFLGEEEVLPPNNINVRLFFPPDVAFDSIITHMAHELGINFNIVWGKLERLDKSVVGSLVINVLPTQLEAVEKYISEKGVIYEVVEKK from the coding sequence GTGATAAAAATCGAAAATTTGCATAAAAGTTTCGGAAAATCCGAAATCATAAAAGGTGTCAGCGCCGAGATCAAAAAAGGCGAAATTTTCGCTATCGTAGGACAAAGTGGCGCAGGCAAAAGCACCCTACTTCGCTGTATAAACGGACTAGAAAATTACCAAAGCGGCAGTCTAAAAGTCGCCGGCAAAGAGGTGGCGGATTTAAAAGGCGATGAAGTGCGCGAATTTCGCAAAAATATCGGTATGATTTTTCAACATTTCGCGCTGATGAGCCGAAAAACGGTCGCCGAAAATGTCGCCACACCGCTTAGGTTTTGGAAATTTGAGGAAGGATATATCAAAGAGCGCGTGGCCGAACTACTCGTTCTAGTCGGCCTCAAAGACAAAGCAAACGCCTATCCTAGCGAGCTTAGCGGCGGTCAGAAGCAAAGAGTAGCCATTGCAAGGGCATTGGCGCTAAAACCGCAAATTTTACTTAGCGACGAGGCGACCTCAGCGCTCGATCCAAACACAACGACGCAAATTTTAAATTTGCTTAAAGAAATCAACCGCTCGCTTGGCATTACGATAATTTTGGTAACGCACGAAATGGAGGTCGTCAAAAGCATAGCCAACCGCGCCATGCTCCTAAAACACGGCGTCGTCGTGGGCTCTGGCGATATCGTGGAGCTGTTTTTGCACCCTGATGAGCACATGAAGGAATTCCTAGGCGAAGAGGAAGTGCTACCGCCAAATAATATAAATGTAAGGCTGTTTTTCCCGCCAGATGTCGCGTTTGATAGCATTATCACGCACATGGCGCACGAGCTTGGCATAAATTTTAATATCGTCTGGGGTAAGTTAGAGCGCCTGGATAAAAGCGTCGTGGGCTCGCTCGTGATAAATGTCCTACCAACCCAACTCGAAGCCGTGGAGAAATATATCAGCGAAAAGGGCGTGATTTACGAGGTCGTGGAGAAAAAATAA
- a CDS encoding DegQ family serine endoprotease, with the protein MKKTILLSLALSASLFGANIDISEAGAKFDRVNPEFSKDVVLSYHSSIAEAKKSVVNISTKSKHKVANNPMAEMFNDPFFKQFFDFNLPRQEREVSSLGSGVIISDDGYIVTNNHVVENADEIVVTLLDNDKEYKAKVVGTDSKTDLAIIKIEEKRLSAIKFADSSKAVEGDIVFAIGNPFGVGGTITQGIVSALNKNNIGLNQYENFIQTDASINPGNSGGALVDSRGALIGINSAILSRSGGNNGIGFAIPSNMVKDIAKKLISDGKIERGYIGVTISDMSKEQKEIYNSKEGALISSVEEGLPADKAGIKRGDLIIKVDDKPVKNANELKNLVGSMNPGSKVEIEFERDGKNQKVTLKLDSMDKSSNAGSSNVDEGALEGLSLKNLDDEIRSKYALNKDLKGAIVTNVKADSKASEYGFRKGDIIIQIGQNDVENIDDFNKYIKAYKGKKVLVWVIRNGIPQGLVIR; encoded by the coding sequence CAAGGATGTCGTTCTCTCATACCACAGCTCGATTGCCGAGGCGAAAAAATCTGTCGTAAATATCTCGACCAAATCAAAACACAAAGTCGCAAACAACCCAATGGCGGAGATGTTTAACGATCCGTTTTTTAAGCAATTTTTCGATTTTAACCTGCCTAGACAAGAGCGCGAGGTCAGCTCTTTGGGATCGGGCGTGATTATCTCAGATGACGGATATATCGTCACAAACAACCATGTCGTCGAAAATGCCGATGAAATCGTAGTTACGCTGCTCGATAATGACAAAGAGTATAAAGCCAAGGTCGTAGGAACGGATTCAAAAACCGATTTGGCGATTATCAAAATCGAGGAAAAAAGGCTATCCGCGATTAAATTTGCTGATTCGTCAAAGGCTGTGGAGGGCGATATAGTGTTTGCTATCGGAAATCCTTTTGGCGTGGGTGGCACGATTACGCAAGGAATCGTCTCTGCGCTAAATAAAAACAATATCGGGCTTAATCAATACGAAAATTTTATCCAAACAGACGCTTCGATAAATCCGGGCAACTCAGGCGGTGCGCTAGTCGATAGCCGTGGTGCGCTCATTGGCATAAATTCGGCGATTTTAAGCAGAAGTGGCGGAAATAACGGCATAGGATTTGCAATCCCGTCAAATATGGTCAAAGATATCGCCAAAAAGCTCATTAGCGACGGCAAAATCGAGCGCGGATATATCGGCGTAACGATTAGCGATATGTCAAAAGAGCAAAAAGAGATTTACAATAGCAAAGAAGGTGCGCTGATTTCGAGCGTAGAAGAGGGCTTGCCAGCGGATAAAGCGGGCATTAAAAGGGGCGATTTGATTATAAAAGTCGATGATAAACCTGTCAAAAACGCAAACGAGCTTAAAAATTTGGTCGGCTCGATGAATCCGGGTAGCAAGGTCGAAATCGAGTTTGAGCGCGACGGCAAAAACCAAAAAGTAACCCTCAAACTAGATAGTATGGATAAATCATCTAACGCCGGCAGCTCAAATGTCGATGAGGGCGCATTAGAGGGACTTAGCCTTAAAAACCTAGATGATGAAATTCGCTCAAAATATGCGCTAAATAAAGATCTAAAAGGTGCAATCGTAACAAATGTAAAAGCTGATTCAAAAGCGAGCGAGTATGGGTTTAGAAAGGGCGATATTATTATCCAAATCGGTCAAAACGATGTCGAAAATATCGATGATTTTAACAAATATATCAAAGCCTACAAAGGCAAAAAAGTCCTAGTTTGGGTTATTAGAAACGGTATCCCACAAGGGCTAGTAATCCGCTAA